ATGAAGATGATGCCAAAAACAAAAGAGTATAACATGAAATCTTGAACATAAAACATCACTCTGAAATTTTGGATCCTGAgttatgtaattaaattttgctTTGCTGTTAGCAGCATAACATCCAATACCATCTCCAATGGATTCAGCGCCACTCAGGTTTACCCTCTTACggcttcttcttttatatatagatatttaaagtattttaaaattttaataatatgatctttatatataatatgataaaactaTGTGTTTTTAACTCAcgtttaattatctatttttaagtaatattaacatagatataaaaatatggagttaaatactcaaaaagaagtttaatttgaCATGCTCGTATTAATGCTAAAAATTAAGGTATATAAACTGCTATTTGTAAGGCCTTGTCAAAAATTATAAGACCCAAatgatattttagtcattttatataattattagaatttatattaaaagttatttatgggctagtatttggtggagatatTCTTATCTCTCATATAGACTTATAttggtaatatttatatttagggATACTAACTTAGAAGATGacttttctctatatatatctctataAACCTAGTTCtaggaggaggaggagaacTCTCTCATACCCGCTCTCTACATCTGTCcatcattattttctctacaGTTCTTTCATAAAaactttagtttagttttattactttttttaaaatttaaggagcttttcaagaattGGAGAGTGATGATCAATTATCTTCCTACTTGAAAAAATTTTGGATCTAGAGGgagcttttactttattattttaggtCTTTCCATTTAATATCATGATCATTggtttaaatatgttaggctagtttttataaatgttTAGTTTAacctatttatatatgaactttgttatttatttatttaataagtgatttatttaccttcatatctttattaattttaattattattgttagttaaccatcatattaatttaatgataataattgttatgaaaatatttaggttggatgtattagagacaccatctttgcttcaatctatgttggtaaaaGAAACTTTAGTTGTATTATTAGTCtgagtaattaaagaaaaagacacatcatcatctcattcattagatatatgtttaaaataaaacaaggatattactaagtaaatagttaaattaaatactgtatttagcatatagttttcatACATCACatcattgcatatttattttataatttatttaatttactttataaatattattttctcaaaaatactaatttacgatgtttatatttacttttattattttgtgttgataattagtctttataataagtggtcTCATAGTTCCTTGAAAGATTGACCTCATAATaaacttacccttactataggcAGTAttcgtgcacttgcgagtaATAATTTAGACACATCGTCAAGACCAGTCTCATATCTTTTATTATCTCTGCAGGATTCAGATTGCATGTAGAGAGCAAAAGGCATCAATAATTTCTTCTGCTAAATCAAACATATTATACAATTACTGAATCCCAAACGACAAGCAGATATTTGTACCTTTAAATTTCCATCTTGAGGGGTGAAGATTACAAAGTCAAacatttaatttccttgctgTGAAAAAGTACTCAGGATAAAGAATTGAGATTGGAATGTTGTCCTGCTTCTAGCAGACATAGAGCAATCAAAGCAGGTTCTTCCTTGACATAGCAAGGAATTACTAAAATCAAGGAGTTCAATAAAATGTCTCAGGTAATAAGCACACATGTTCAGCCGGCAGATTCAGATTCTATGTTTCGGCAGTATCAATTTATTGGAGATAGTCTATGTTTTTGAAATGAATATGCATTGTTCTTGGGGAAAAGGGTATGCAGGATATACTATCTTATACACAATGCATTAGTATATTAAACAATCTTGATTCCAGCATGATTGCATAGACATGCAAGGCACCAGCAAGGTAATATATGCatctcataaacataaaagttTGCTGAATTCAAAATTTGAGAACTTTGAGATGATCAAAATGTCTGCAATGAAAAtggcattttaattttatataatctgCATTTGCAAAATGCATATCATCTAAGCAAGGAAAATGAATGAAAGATTAAAGAATGTTCCTGATATATTTTGAGGAGGGAAGCATCCATCTCAGAATTCAAGGAAAATGTAATCTAATCTCAAACACTATATGttttataagaaagaaaaagaaccccTCACCTAAGTAACTACTCCTGGAAAAGTATAAACCAGAAGCTCTATATCTCAAGCATATATACACAAGAATGCTAATGAGCTGATCCTCCCCGACGTCAAAATGAAGAAGAGGGCTTGCTCCTACACCTATAATCCCCTTTGTAATCTGTTTATCTTCGCTGCTCTATTCAATAAGAGAACTCATTGCCTCTAAGAGATACATACTTCTTGACCCAAATAGAGATATCCTCCGCACATGCTTTCGCTTGTGGTGTCTGGAGAAGCATATCCAGGGAAGCAAACTCATGAACAGCATCCTTATAATCAAGAAGGGGTGCGTCCACATTAACTTTCCGCAATTCCTCCGAGTAAGCGATAGCCCTGTCTCTCATGAAGTCATTATCTGCCACAACTATTAGCGTTGAAGGCATATATTTCAGAGGTGTCTGTCTTCCACGGAGGAGAGGGTTGGCAGCTGGGTGATCTAACTTGAATTCATCCTCAGGTAGGAAGAGTTTCCATGCCAACTTGCACATAGACTTGTCATAGAAGTATGAGTTAGCTAGCTTAACTTCAGAACCTGTAGGAGTGCTTCCAATGAAGAACGGGTACATCAGCACTTGTGCCACAACCTTAACAGGATCCAATAGCTTGCCTGCCTCTACAGATTTTCTTGCTACATAATCTGCTATGTTTGCACCTGAGCTTGCCCCTAGTAATACACATCTGTTCTGGTAACAAGAACAAGTCGGTAAAGAACTCCATCAAAggggaaaaaaatttaaagccACAAGCAGAAGTTATggaataattaataactatatTCATGCAGCTAATTTGATCATTATATGCAGCCAGAGTGATTCCACCAAGAAAATCAATTGAAGTTGAAAATCGGATTCCACTTTACAACGCACGTTCACACGGTTTCATGATGTGGGAACAATACGGACAATTTACTGTGTTTAGAATGAATCCTATTCACATACGAAACTTCAAGTGATCCTATCATCAGTTAGCATTCAAACCTCATAATTTGTCCTTAATCTACTTTTCAAAACCTCAAATTTGACTGAAGTTATATCCattgaaatttcaaaaaacaaTTGGCTATAAGGCCATTCTTTTCAACTTATCATAATAAAAGGTCAACAATAATTTGAgttgtaaaagaaatatacTAGTTCCCATGGCATcgataaacaaaaagaattatgataaaagacatcataattatatcaaaaacCACTCCACAATcaccattattattttattggtatTCCTAATCTAACATGGCAATTACAAGGCTAAAAACTTGATATCATTAGACAAACAAAATTGACAAATCATATACTCAACTAATTAATctcaaattaaacttaaatGACATTGAAATTGAAACAGTTACCTGCCAGGATCACCATGAGCAGCCAGCCAAGGTTCAAGCATAGAAGCACCAAAACTatcaaatataccgctttgaACACCTAATCTTCTACAAGCAGCCAAATGAGCTTGCTTTACTAACCAATTTAAAACCTTAACCCCATCTTCAAAAGCAGCAGGATACTTACTTTCGGGTGCCAATCTATACCCAACAGCAATAACAATCACATCACATAACTTAGCTATTCTCCTACAAAAGACATCATTAGCAACAGACTCATTACTCCCGCTGACGAACCCACCTCCATGAAACTGCAACATCACCGGTAACTTCCTGTGAAACTTACCGGGAGGCGGGGAGTAGCCACCATAAGGTGAAGTATTGATcagtgaagaagaagaagaagaagaaagcgCAGTTTCAGGAAGAAAGATACgtagagaaagagaagaaaaagggtCTACATGAATATCCTTTGTGGCAACACCATCAGTGAATGATGGATTGCTGGAAACGATAGATTCATGGGGTCTTGATGTTATGCCAAATGGGTTTGGTTTATTATTGGTGATCGCAGATTGATCAGATATGTTTTGTAGAAGGTGTCTGTATTGGTATTTGAAGAAAACGCTGTAGAGTTTAACGATTACGCTCGGCATTTCTTTGTTTCTAATTAgctatagagagagagagagagagagagaaagggtTTGTATATGATGATTTGAACTTTTCATAGTTCGATTGGGTTAAGGAGACGCCATTGATGATGTGAAACAGAGAAAGAGAGGGAGACGGGTTCAATTCAAACTTTTGTTGGACGTGGAGTTCAGAAGAGAAGCTTCTGATTTTGTCGTTTTATTCggataattattaaaataaaactaaatgcatatttattttttaaaaacttttattattcAGGCAgtttaatactaaattttttaatataaactaatagacgcttaaactattttttggatgatattttaacattttttttgtatatattctTGTTCAATACGTCTATATATATTGTacgaatttatttaaatattattaaaaaataaattcagatatatattatattaaattaaaagttaaaagtgtttaattattaaaaagaatataattcaAGTGtctattaagttaaattaaaagttaaagtgttaaattaaagcttaattacaaataaatcctaaattttacactttttaacaattttatccaattgtttcaaaattttaaaacaaatacttattcttttagtttatttttaaaatactttcttatgataatttttaaagttgtacaataaaaaaaattatgtaggAAGTCGACTGTGCTtaccaaaaaatattaattatgaatcaataaaaactGTTTCTcctataattaataatgtaaCCATTAAAAATCTCATGTATGCGCGTTCTTTTCCATATTTTACAtcaaaatgtaataaaaaatttattcactcACTAATTTTCATATTAGTAAGTAAAATTGACTTACCacgttatttttcttattataaaattttaagaattattacCTAAAAgtgtttttgaaaataaaatgaaagtatagatatttattttaaaattttgaaataattgaataaaattattaaaaattataaaattcaagatttaattaataattagaccttaaattaattaagatcaaaatataaaaatgcatctaatcttaaaatagaaaaaactatatCTTTTACATGCATATCCGAGACAAGGTTCTACGTGTTTTCTTGATGAATGCAATCCACCTTTATCCCTCTTTGAAATGTGAACTTTATCTAGTTTTATGGatctatataattttttttaatgtatataaaatttataatttttaatacctaatttaatttgtaagaatatttttttatattataaatgttaTTGCTTTTGTAATACGCGCAAATAATTGGTTATTTTCATTGTATAATTCatgatttattaaatttttataagaaattctaaaatttataaaattaagagatattttaaaaattaaaaaaaaattataaaatcctTTATTcgtaaataagaaattttacaAAGCTTCACCAAAAatgtaacttttaaatttttattttgtttataataaaaacaGATTCGAGCATTCATAAATTCTAATTCACATTATTTTATCAGATGGTAGCagtattttagaatattaaattttttaaaatcactCATTAgaatctttcaaaataaacatagttttcaaaacttttaagtaattatattttaagaatttattaagaaaattaattttcataatattttatgtggaAATTGTAAAATGTGAGGTATCAAAGCAATTcatgaattaaaatagaaattaactATTAAGGACTTGTTTGTAatagaaattctaaattttcttAAGTAAAGAAGTAACTAAGTTTATGATAAATTTCACTATCTTAAGGagtactaaaattattatttccgAAATTGCAGGGATCCAAGTGATCTAGGCCGTACATATTGGCTGTTATTTGTGATTCTATGTTCCATATTGTTCAGACACGTTAGCTGTAGATGGTTGTACGTTTTGACAAAACGATGATTTTTCGTAAGGTATAACAGTGAAAGGCAAGGATACATGGTTTTTCTTTCTGGGGGTGCAGCAGAGGATAAAATTATGAGCTTATAACTAGCTGTTGATTACTTGATCAGCCATTGCTGAGTAGGATCCTTGTTGGCttacatataataaagtataatAATCATGGACGACCTTcagttgaataaaaaaaaagagaaaggaaatagGAATATGATTATTTagcaaaaaattattaaaaagaaattacagtaaaatatcaataaggtaataattgtaataaattaGTACTATTTTTAAAGTGGCGTTTTACTATCTGTAAGAATTTATCGAacacattttaaattattaaaaattaaaataataaattagtattgtTTTTGTTCTTGATTTAGGTTAATTGAATGAATTCATAAACTCataagatattataaaatcataaaatctttACATAATACGTAaatcatttaaattaatagtttttaagattgaataCATGTTAAATAGAtgatcatattttaaaatataagaacaaTTAGTGTGTTTTTCTTATACTATTGTAAcaagaaattattcaatacTATTGTAATAAATTTAGAACTATTTTGGTAAAGAAAGTTTAGTGACTCTTATAGTTACTATAGggtttttatttgattaatgttgataacaaattaaataaataaatatatatatattggacTTATCTTAATAAGTacaattaaaagattttattagattaagtaaatataataaactttaatatttaaagaagCACAataaatagttagtttgcctgaacaaaaagatttagaaaataaaatatattttgataaagtgttaaattattaattaattaataaaataatattcattaactattaataaattaatattatttaatttttaaataacttataatttgtttcattagtaaattttttggttgaaaaatattaatttataccagtttattttatataatataaatttaaggaattaattatctaaaaaattaaataataacaataataagatttaataGCTTTGTTCATTGCTGTATAACATAGCTTTGTTCCATCATCAGGTAAaacattataataaattaatttaattttaacgaaaggttttgagaaaaaatcttttttttctaaataaatgtgaaatattaaaaaaatctctcaaaactaaagaaaactaggaaaaaattaaaagagattgacgctaattaataattattatagactatatttataataccaaaaatattatgtttgattgaaatttattaaaaaaattattttatttaaaaaaattatgaataagaaagtaaaataaaaattaaaaaattaaaaaaaatatattaattttacaaaatatattgaatttagtttaattataaccaattttcatataaatttaattacataatattttaaatcaattttctcttttttcaaaatatataaatattaaatttataaatacatgttatagattttaattaaatctaatataagaaaacaaatacaGTTTAGAttgtttttcatttctctACCGTTCACTttcttctaaaataaaataaaaataaaaataaaaattccatAGCTCATACAGTAATGGGTTGTATTTGGGCCAAGTGAcccattatttattttagggCTTGGTTGATTGGGCCACCTTGCTACTATTTTTGTAGTTCAAAAATTAATGTCCTCTGGGTGATTCTTGCTCTTCTTTCCAATCTCACTTTCTGAAGTGAAGAATGAAAGCTGACATTGACAAGctgaacttttccttttcaGGCATGCGAGCTGCTTTAGGGTTCCTATGAATTGGGAACTCAGTAAGCTTTTTCCCATTATTTCTTCCATGTTTGATTACTTTCCTTGCTTGCCCCACAGAAGTCTGTCTCCCCCAAATATTATTCAGGCGCATTTGTTGTCTGCTCACCTGATAAACTGAAAAGCATATATTCCTGTCTGTTCATACAATGTAATAGCAATGAGCAAAACTTGCTCATTGTGTTTACATTACATATGCATCTTATGTTGTTGAACTCAATCATTAATGGCACTTCAATAAGAACTTTTGTGCACCTCAAAAGGGGATTAGATAAGGGGATCCTTTACTCGTCACCACCCATTTTTGCTGATATTGCAGTGAAAGGCCTTAGCAAACTTGTCCAATGCtgtttaaaaaatgaattaattgattaaattgaaTTGGTGAAGGTGGGGCGAAGTAAATAGACCATTAATCTAATTGGGCTTGGATTCGACACATACTAAAAGGATTAATTGCTAAAATAATTGCATactaaaaatgattaattgCTAAAATGATTATGTATTAGTGttctagtttttaaattttcaatttcaacaCCAATTTTTTAACATTGATTTCAATATTAGCTTTCAGTAAAATTATTTgctaaattttctaaaatggCACGAATTTCAATgtcaacaaaaagaaaagttgaatTCATATTAGAGTTATTACCTCATGCCATTACTAATATATTATcgtttaattatataaagttaattttattcttaactttaaaattttattaattttatttacttaaattacaatattttaataatcaaaGTATTGTTTCagtctctctcttttttatcGCTAGAGTTCATGTCActtttcaatttgattaattatttcattggaggttaaaattaaaattaatattaaaatatgatgctaaaatttgtaaaaatttaaaaactatgtACGAAATTTGACAATAAGTGCAAAATATATACATTCTAAATAAACAAATGTGGATTGGATGTGAGGGTACAAAGAAAATTCACTTAGTAAGGTggaaaaaaacacaaaaggCAAAATGGTTGAGAGGTTTGGGCAGTGGGTATATTCTAGATAAACAATACTATTCAAGTGGCTATTGAGATATACAAcagaatgatttttttatggaAAGCACTCATTGAAGGAAAAATAGGGTTCTTGTGAAAATTTGGTCCCAACTTTTGAGAGGTGGCGAATCAGTCACTAAAGACCAATTGTCAATTCCTGCAATTCCAATCACCCCAGACAAATTATTCATGCAGGTGTACGCTTTTGccttttttcaattttgtctaatgcaatttgatttgaatttCAAGTATCAAATTCAGTTTTGATGATATCCTTGAGTGgacaatattaattaattatagtgAAGTGTGTGGATGACTAATTAGATGTCATccaatatattaattttgtctTATTGACAAAAGGTTTTTTAATACtccttaatttatttatttatatatttcaaaatataaatatttcattagtaataattaataaatatattttaaataaaataatatatatttaatatttattaaccgTGGCGACTGAGTtattgtaatttaaaaaaaaatatttcattcaataatataaatatacgtGCATATCAATTCTATagatattttttgataaattaaatattatcgTTTTTATAGAGAATAATCCAATAACAGAGGATTATAGAActgcaataaaagaatattttaaaaattttgtcaatatttaaatataattatatacttaTCCAATGTCAATAAGTGAGGATTAATGGAGAAAATGATATGCAGCCAGCACCACGGGAATCTGAAAAACTAACCAATACAGTGATGGCTGGAAAGTTGGTGACCAAAAGATTCATGTTTTTAGGTGTTGTCACCTTCACTTATATCACCATCCTCAAACTTCAcaaatctttcttttcttttctttttttatttttattaaaaagtttttaatatttgaattattaattgaacggtaaaaaatatcagatttttaataaattaaccttatatttttagaaacttATAAGAAacgaaagagaaaaaagattaTCAGTCATTGATGGTAAAATCAATTTGTCATTAACATTTTTTACAaagttgattttattttttttttaattttcaaagtaCTTCGTTTTTAATACCACTAACTTATGCAAATTGTTTAGTTGGTGTATATGAATAGCTTACCTAAAACtatgataaaataaagtcaaatattttagttatatataaCATTATAATTGATGGACTAATCTTAATGAAATTCCAACTTGatccttttttcttaatgatctcattttaaaattgtatttgaggaacaaaagaaagaaagttctCAATAGGCAAAATGTTAATCTAAAGAAATATTGGTTTCGCTTGTCAgcatttgtttttgtttaggTTGTGAGGTTTGTATTaacatttcattttatattcttcaacAAAGAAAGTCATGATGTATAGCATGCATAAAGTTGAGTCTCATTATTTCCATTTGTTAAATCAAAAGTGTTGTCAAGTAATTTGGAACTGAAAATTTCATTAAGTGTGAATGATCCTtttgtgatattttcttttatggctGCAACTGGAAAGCAGTAAGAATTTCTCTATAGAGGGTTAAAGAGTGAGACTCACATGCAAGAGAGACTGAAATTTAGGTCATACATTCAGCTGTCTGAACCGATCAGGTCtgtaaattacaatttaaacaTTTATAATCAAAGCTACATACCAAATTctattgaagtgtttttcatgattgttt
The sequence above is drawn from the Ricinus communis isolate WT05 ecotype wild-type chromosome 7, ASM1957865v1, whole genome shotgun sequence genome and encodes:
- the LOC8278465 gene encoding probable carboxylesterase 16, with amino-acid sequence MPSVIVKLYSVFFKYQYRHLLQNISDQSAITNNKPNPFGITSRPHESIVSSNPSFTDGVATKDIHVDPFSSLSLRIFLPETALSSSSSSSLINTSPYGGYSPPPGKFHRKLPVMLQFHGGGFVSGSNESVANDVFCRRIAKLCDVIVIAVGYRLAPESKYPAAFEDGVKVLNWLVKQAHLAACRRLGVQSGIFDSFGASMLEPWLAAHGDPGRCVLLGASSGANIADYVARKSVEAGKLLDPVKVVAQVLMYPFFIGSTPTGSEVKLANSYFYDKSMCKLAWKLFLPEDEFKLDHPAANPLLRGRQTPLKYMPSTLIVVADNDFMRDRAIAYSEELRKVNVDAPLLDYKDAVHEFASLDMLLQTPQAKACAEDISIWVKKYVSLRGNEFSY